A window of the Shinella zoogloeoides genome harbors these coding sequences:
- a CDS encoding sugar ABC transporter ATP-binding protein, translating into MTSAAASIPVARAEAAGTPILEMRGISQIFPGVKALDGVDIALYPGEVTALIGENGAGKSTLVKILTGIYRPNEGEIVMDGKPVTFANAQAAIDAGVTAIHQETVLFDELTVAENIFLGHAPRTRFGLIDWKTINERARALMHQLESNIDPTIKLKDLSIAQRHLVAIARALSVEARIVIMDEPTAALSRKEIDDLFRIVGNLKKQGKAILFISHKFDELYEIADSYAVFRDGRMVGAGRLKETPQEEIVRLMVGRDVHDVFPKSKVAIGETVFRVEGYCHDTEFRDISFDLRRGEILGVYGLIGAGRSELCQSLFGMTVPASGKTFLDGREIAIRSSADAIAAGIVYVPEERGRHGLALEMPIYQNMSLPSLARTSARGFLKAVNEFALARKYAERLDLRAAALSVPVGTLSGGNQQKVVIGKWLATKPKVIILDEPTKGIDIGSKAAVHAFISELAGAGLSIVMISSELPEILGMSDRVMVMREGLMAGIYDREGLTAETLVRAATGNA; encoded by the coding sequence ATGACGAGCGCAGCAGCTTCCATTCCGGTCGCAAGGGCCGAGGCGGCGGGAACGCCCATTCTGGAGATGCGCGGCATCTCGCAGATCTTTCCCGGCGTGAAGGCGCTCGACGGCGTCGATATCGCCCTTTATCCCGGCGAAGTGACAGCGCTGATCGGCGAGAACGGCGCGGGAAAATCGACACTGGTGAAAATCCTGACCGGCATCTACCGCCCGAACGAGGGCGAGATCGTCATGGACGGCAAGCCCGTCACCTTCGCCAATGCGCAGGCCGCCATCGATGCCGGCGTTACCGCCATCCATCAGGAAACCGTGCTTTTCGATGAGCTGACGGTCGCGGAAAACATCTTCCTCGGCCATGCGCCGCGCACGCGCTTCGGCCTCATCGACTGGAAGACCATCAACGAGCGCGCCCGCGCGCTGATGCACCAGCTCGAAAGCAATATCGACCCGACGATCAAGCTGAAGGACCTTTCCATCGCCCAGCGGCATCTGGTGGCGATCGCCCGGGCGCTTTCCGTCGAGGCGCGCATCGTCATCATGGACGAGCCGACGGCCGCCCTTTCGCGCAAGGAGATCGACGATCTCTTCCGCATCGTCGGGAACCTGAAAAAACAGGGTAAGGCGATCCTCTTCATCAGCCACAAGTTCGATGAGCTTTATGAGATCGCCGACAGCTACGCCGTCTTCCGCGACGGGCGCATGGTCGGCGCAGGCCGGCTCAAGGAAACGCCGCAGGAGGAGATCGTGCGGCTGATGGTCGGCCGCGACGTGCATGACGTCTTCCCCAAGAGCAAGGTCGCCATCGGCGAGACCGTGTTCCGGGTCGAGGGCTATTGCCACGATACGGAATTCCGCGACATCTCCTTCGACCTCCGGCGCGGCGAGATTCTCGGCGTCTATGGCCTGATCGGCGCGGGACGCTCGGAACTCTGCCAGTCGCTGTTCGGCATGACCGTCCCTGCCTCTGGAAAGACCTTCCTCGACGGGCGCGAGATCGCCATCCGCTCTTCGGCCGATGCCATTGCCGCCGGCATCGTCTATGTGCCGGAAGAGCGCGGCCGCCACGGCCTTGCGCTGGAAATGCCGATCTACCAGAACATGTCGCTGCCCTCGCTCGCCCGCACCTCGGCGCGCGGCTTCCTGAAGGCGGTCAACGAATTCGCGCTGGCGCGCAAATATGCCGAGCGGCTGGACCTGCGCGCCGCCGCGCTCTCCGTGCCGGTCGGCACGCTTTCGGGCGGCAACCAGCAGAAGGTCGTCATCGGCAAGTGGCTCGCCACCAAGCCGAAGGTGATCATCCTCGACGAGCCGACCAAGGGTATCGACATCGGCTCGAAGGCGGCCGTGCATGCCTTCATCTCGGAACTTGCCGGCGCGGGCCTTTCCATCGTCATGATCTCCTCCGAACTGCCGGAAATCCTCGGCATGTCGGACCGCGTGATGGTGATGCGTGAGGGACTGATGGCCGGCATATACGACCGCGAGGGGCTGACGGCGGAAACGCTGGTGCGCGCGGCGACCGGCAATGCATAG
- the rhaS gene encoding rhamnose ABC transporter substrate-binding protein, translated as MKLTTKLLAGAAFALAAMASTANAADVKIALLVKSLGNGFFEAANKGAEEAAKELGGVEIIYTGPTTTTAEGQIEVINSLIAQGVDAIAISANDPDAVVPALKKAQQRGIKVISWDSGVAPEGRIMHLNPSSNELIGKMCLQLAKDHLPDGKGDFAILSATTTSTNQNTWIEEMKKQIKDFPGLNLVTTVYGDDLADKSYREANGLLTSQPNVKVIVAPTTVGVLAASQAVKDAGKIGEVYVTGLGLPSEMAGAIKSGATKEFAIWNPIDLGYSATQIAYRLVKGETDGAPGSEIEAGRMGKIKVGDNGEAAMADPFVYDASNIDQFSKIF; from the coding sequence ATGAAACTGACCACGAAACTGCTCGCCGGCGCGGCGTTCGCGCTTGCCGCCATGGCATCCACGGCCAATGCCGCGGACGTGAAGATCGCCCTGCTCGTCAAGTCGCTCGGCAACGGTTTCTTCGAGGCCGCCAACAAGGGCGCCGAGGAAGCCGCCAAGGAATTGGGCGGTGTCGAGATCATCTATACCGGCCCGACCACGACGACGGCCGAAGGCCAGATCGAAGTCATCAATTCGCTGATCGCCCAGGGCGTCGACGCCATCGCGATCTCCGCCAACGACCCGGACGCCGTCGTGCCGGCGCTGAAGAAGGCGCAGCAGCGCGGCATCAAGGTCATCTCCTGGGATTCGGGCGTGGCGCCGGAAGGCCGCATCATGCACCTCAACCCCTCCTCCAACGAGCTGATCGGCAAGATGTGCCTGCAGCTCGCCAAGGACCACCTGCCGGACGGCAAGGGTGACTTCGCGATCCTCTCGGCAACGACGACCTCGACCAACCAGAACACCTGGATCGAGGAGATGAAGAAGCAGATCAAGGACTTCCCGGGCCTCAACCTCGTCACCACCGTCTATGGCGACGACCTTGCCGACAAGTCCTACCGCGAGGCGAACGGCCTCCTGACCTCGCAGCCGAACGTCAAGGTCATCGTCGCCCCGACGACGGTCGGCGTTCTCGCCGCCTCGCAGGCCGTCAAGGATGCCGGCAAGATCGGTGAAGTCTACGTGACGGGCCTCGGCCTTCCCTCCGAAATGGCCGGCGCCATCAAGTCGGGCGCGACCAAGGAATTCGCCATCTGGAACCCGATCGACCTCGGCTATTCCGCCACCCAGATCGCCTATCGCCTCGTCAAGGGCGAGACGGACGGCGCGCCGGGCTCGGAAATCGAAGCCGGCCGCATGGGCAAGATCAAGGTCGGCGACAATGGCGAAGCCGCCATGGCCGATCCCTTCGTCTACGACGCCTCGAACATCGACCAGTTCTCGAAGATCTTCTGA
- a CDS encoding DeoR/GlpR family DNA-binding transcription regulator has protein sequence MHERERHRIILSAIQEKPVVTVQDIAELTEASEATIRRDIAALHVQGKLRRVRGGAEAVHPPQLGNLAARPFKVSESINIDRKRAIARRAVELCEEGDSIIINGGTTTFQMVHFMSARRLQVMTNSFAIAEHLVKHSKCTVSVPGGAIYRDQSLILSPFDNDAIRNFYARRMFIGAQGVNALGIMEADALVIQSEQKLMRQAEELIVMVDSSKFERRSSLILCPLENVTTIITDDRISDEAAAMVAHAGIRLITVKPMASAEREDSTSAA, from the coding sequence ATGCACGAACGCGAACGCCATCGCATCATTTTGAGCGCCATCCAGGAAAAGCCCGTCGTGACGGTGCAGGATATCGCCGAACTGACCGAGGCATCCGAGGCCACCATTCGCCGCGATATCGCCGCGCTGCATGTGCAGGGCAAGCTGCGCCGCGTGCGCGGCGGCGCCGAGGCCGTGCATCCGCCGCAGCTCGGCAATCTGGCGGCGCGTCCGTTCAAGGTGTCCGAATCGATCAACATCGATCGCAAGCGCGCAATCGCCCGTCGCGCGGTGGAACTGTGCGAGGAAGGCGACTCGATCATCATCAACGGCGGCACCACGACCTTCCAGATGGTGCATTTCATGTCGGCCCGCCGCCTTCAGGTGATGACCAATTCCTTCGCCATCGCCGAGCATCTGGTAAAGCACTCCAAATGCACGGTGAGTGTTCCGGGCGGCGCGATCTATCGCGACCAGAGCCTCATCCTCTCGCCCTTCGACAATGACGCGATCCGCAATTTCTATGCGCGGCGCATGTTCATCGGCGCGCAGGGCGTCAATGCGCTCGGCATCATGGAAGCGGACGCGCTGGTCATCCAGAGCGAGCAGAAGCTGATGCGGCAGGCGGAAGAGCTGATCGTGATGGTCGATTCCAGCAAGTTCGAGCGGCGCTCCAGCCTCATTTTATGCCCGCTGGAGAATGTGACGACGATCATCACCGACGACAGGATTTCGGACGAGGCGGCCGCCATGGTCGCCCATGCCGGCATAAGGCTCATCACGGTCAAGCCGATGGCTTCGGCCGAGAGGGAGGATTCCACCTCGGCGGCCTGA
- a CDS encoding bifunctional rhamnulose-1-phosphate aldolase/short-chain dehydrogenase, with amino-acid sequence MTGQTRLLENRWDDAHAAGLDEPGKLLYRSNLLGADKRITNYGGGNTSAKVLETDPLTGEKARVMWVKGSGGDVGTIKLDGFATLYMEKLEALKGIYKGVEDEDRMVGFLPHCTFNLNPRAASIDTPLHGFVPYAHVDHMHPDAIIAIAASKNSKALTAHIFGEEIGWLPWRRPGFQLGLDLEAFVKANPKAKGVVLESHGLFTWADDARDCYLLTLDIINRAIEWFAMETEGKTIFGGAVAKSLGEAERRAVAAKLMPEIRGRIGKGERKLGHFDDQAAVLEFVNSKDLKPLGALGTSCPDHFLRTKIRPLIVDFDPARPDVDAVIAGLDKALEDYRADYARYYETCKRRNSPAMRDPNPVIFLVPGVGMLSFAKDKATARIAGEFYVNAINVMRGASTVSEYQGLPEQEAFDIEYWLLEEAKLQRMPKPKSLAGRVAFVTGGAGGIGRATAERLAGEGACVVLADIDANALAEVGADFAKKYSGDAVRTVTLNVTDEAGVIASFAEACVEFGGVDILVSNAGIASSAPVESTELSMWNKNIEILATGYFLVSREAFRLFRRQNIGGNVVFVASKNGLASSPNASAYCTAKAAEIHLARCLALEGAEAGIRVNTVNPDAVLRGSKIWGGEWREQRAASSKIEVSELEEHYRKRSMLKLNVFPEDIAEAIYFLASDLSAKSTGNIINVDAGNAQSFPR; translated from the coding sequence ATGACGGGTCAGACCCGCCTTCTCGAAAACCGTTGGGACGACGCCCATGCCGCAGGACTCGATGAGCCGGGCAAGCTGCTCTATCGCTCCAATCTCCTTGGCGCCGACAAGCGCATCACCAATTACGGCGGCGGCAACACCTCGGCCAAGGTGCTGGAAACCGACCCGCTGACGGGCGAAAAGGCCCGCGTCATGTGGGTGAAAGGGTCCGGCGGCGACGTCGGAACCATCAAGCTCGACGGTTTCGCCACCCTCTACATGGAAAAGCTGGAAGCGCTGAAGGGCATCTACAAGGGCGTCGAGGACGAAGACCGCATGGTCGGCTTCCTGCCGCACTGCACCTTCAACCTCAATCCGCGCGCCGCCTCCATCGATACGCCGCTGCATGGCTTCGTGCCCTACGCGCATGTCGATCACATGCACCCCGATGCGATCATCGCCATCGCAGCCTCGAAGAACTCGAAGGCGCTGACGGCGCATATCTTCGGCGAGGAGATCGGCTGGCTGCCCTGGCGCCGCCCCGGCTTCCAGCTCGGCCTCGACCTCGAAGCCTTCGTGAAGGCCAATCCGAAGGCCAAGGGCGTCGTGCTCGAAAGCCACGGCCTCTTCACCTGGGCGGACGACGCCAGGGATTGCTATCTGCTGACGCTCGACATCATCAACCGTGCGATCGAGTGGTTCGCAATGGAGACGGAGGGCAAGACGATCTTCGGCGGTGCCGTCGCAAAAAGCCTCGGTGAAGCCGAGCGCCGCGCCGTTGCCGCGAAGCTGATGCCGGAAATCCGTGGCCGCATCGGCAAGGGCGAGCGCAAGCTCGGCCATTTCGACGATCAGGCCGCCGTGCTGGAATTCGTCAATTCGAAGGACCTGAAGCCGCTTGGTGCGCTCGGCACCTCCTGCCCGGACCATTTCCTGCGCACCAAGATCCGCCCGCTGATCGTCGATTTCGACCCGGCAAGGCCCGATGTGGACGCCGTGATCGCCGGTCTCGACAAGGCGCTGGAGGACTACCGCGCCGACTACGCGCGCTACTACGAGACCTGCAAGCGCCGCAATTCGCCCGCCATGCGCGATCCCAACCCGGTGATCTTCCTCGTTCCCGGCGTCGGCATGCTCTCCTTCGCCAAGGACAAGGCGACCGCGCGCATCGCCGGTGAATTCTATGTCAACGCCATCAATGTGATGCGCGGCGCGTCCACCGTTTCCGAATATCAGGGCCTGCCGGAACAGGAGGCCTTCGACATCGAATACTGGCTGCTGGAAGAAGCGAAGCTCCAGCGCATGCCGAAGCCGAAGAGCCTTGCCGGCCGCGTCGCCTTCGTGACGGGCGGGGCCGGCGGCATCGGCCGCGCGACGGCCGAACGGCTGGCGGGCGAGGGCGCCTGCGTGGTTCTGGCCGATATCGACGCCAATGCGCTGGCGGAGGTCGGCGCGGATTTCGCGAAGAAATACAGCGGCGATGCGGTGCGCACCGTCACGCTCAACGTGACGGACGAAGCGGGCGTCATCGCCTCCTTCGCGGAGGCCTGCGTCGAATTCGGCGGTGTCGATATCCTCGTCTCCAATGCCGGCATTGCCTCCTCGGCCCCGGTCGAGAGCACCGAGCTTTCGATGTGGAACAAGAACATCGAGATTCTTGCGACCGGCTATTTCCTCGTCTCGCGGGAGGCGTTCCGCCTCTTCCGTCGCCAGAATATCGGCGGCAACGTGGTCTTCGTCGCCTCCAAGAACGGCCTTGCCTCCTCGCCCAACGCCTCGGCCTATTGCACGGCCAAGGCCGCCGAGATCCACCTTGCGCGCTGCCTTGCGCTGGAGGGCGCGGAAGCGGGCATCCGCGTCAACACGGTGAACCCCGATGCGGTGCTGCGCGGCTCGAAGATCTGGGGCGGCGAGTGGCGCGAGCAGCGCGCGGCCTCCTCGAAGATCGAGGTGAGCGAGCTGGAGGAGCATTACCGCAAACGCTCCATGCTGAAGCTCAACGTCTTCCCGGAGGACATTGCCGAGGCGATCTATTTCCTCGCTTCGGACCTTTCGGCCAAGTCGACGGGCAACATCATCAATGTGGATGCCGGCAACGCGCAGAGTTTCCCGCGCTAA
- the rhaI gene encoding L-rhamnose catabolism isomerase, giving the protein MAEFRIAADVVARENDKRAAALKEDYVALGANLARRGVDIEAITRKVEKFFVAVPSWGVGTGGTRFARFPGTGEPRGIFDKLDDCAVIQQLTRATPTVSLHIPWDKADPKELKARGDALGLGFDAMNSNTFSDAPGQTHSYKYGSLSHTDAATRAQAVEHNLECIEIGKAIGSKALTVWVGDGSNFPGQSNFTKAFERYLAAMAEIYKGMPDDWKLFSEHKMYEPAFYSTVVQDWGTNYLIAQTLGPKAQCLVDLGHHAPNTNIEMIVARLIQFGKLGGFHFNDSKYGDDDLDAGAIEPYRLFLVFNELVDAEARGVEGFHPAHMIDQSHNVTDPIESLINSANEIRRAYAQALLVDRAALAGYQDDNDALMATETLKRAYRADVEPILAEARRRTGGAIDPVATYRASGYRAKVAAERPASAAGGGGII; this is encoded by the coding sequence ATGGCTGAGTTCAGGATCGCAGCGGATGTGGTCGCGCGGGAAAACGACAAGCGGGCCGCGGCGTTGAAGGAGGACTACGTGGCGCTCGGCGCGAATCTCGCCCGGCGCGGCGTCGATATCGAGGCGATCACGCGCAAGGTCGAGAAATTCTTCGTCGCCGTTCCCTCCTGGGGCGTCGGCACGGGCGGCACGCGCTTCGCGCGCTTTCCCGGAACCGGCGAGCCGCGCGGCATCTTCGACAAGCTGGACGACTGCGCCGTCATCCAGCAATTGACGCGCGCCACACCTACCGTCTCGCTGCACATTCCGTGGGACAAGGCCGATCCGAAGGAACTGAAGGCCAGGGGCGATGCGCTCGGCCTCGGCTTCGACGCCATGAACTCCAACACCTTCTCCGACGCGCCCGGCCAGACGCATTCCTACAAATACGGCTCGCTCAGCCATACGGACGCGGCGACGCGCGCCCAGGCGGTCGAGCACAATCTGGAATGCATCGAGATCGGCAAGGCCATCGGCTCCAAGGCGCTGACGGTCTGGGTCGGCGACGGCTCCAACTTCCCCGGCCAGAGCAACTTCACCAAGGCTTTCGAGCGCTACCTCGCGGCGATGGCGGAAATCTACAAGGGCATGCCGGACGACTGGAAGCTCTTCTCCGAACACAAGATGTACGAGCCGGCCTTCTATTCGACGGTCGTGCAGGACTGGGGCACCAATTACCTGATCGCCCAGACCCTCGGCCCCAAGGCGCAATGCCTCGTCGATCTCGGCCATCACGCGCCGAACACCAATATCGAGATGATCGTCGCCCGGCTCATCCAGTTCGGCAAGCTCGGCGGCTTCCACTTCAACGATTCCAAATACGGCGACGACGACCTCGATGCCGGCGCGATAGAACCCTACCGCCTGTTCCTCGTCTTCAACGAGCTTGTGGATGCGGAGGCGCGGGGCGTCGAAGGCTTCCATCCGGCCCACATGATCGACCAGTCGCACAATGTCACCGACCCGATCGAGAGCCTGATCAACAGCGCCAATGAAATCCGCCGCGCCTATGCGCAGGCCCTGCTTGTCGACCGCGCGGCGCTCGCCGGCTATCAGGACGACAACGACGCCCTGATGGCGACGGAAACGCTGAAGCGCGCCTATCGCGCCGATGTGGAGCCGATCCTCGCGGAAGCCCGCCGGCGCACGGGCGGCGCAATCGATCCGGTCGCGACCTATCGCGCCAGCGGTTATCGGGCGAAAGTCGCGGCGGAGCGCCCGGCATCGGCGGCCGGCGGCGGCGGCATCATCTGA
- a CDS encoding M24 family metallopeptidase, whose amino-acid sequence MSDLNRMRAQALLAADGLDGMILFRPEAFRYATGLAAGVATMWGRAGSATALVPADAAAPLAAVMSDHAAAGARHLAETIDIRTHRIWIDGVTLTDARMVADIDAAYRADGNVGPRPETFDQPACFRLLADILAERGLAGARLGVDLDFMPAADFSALKAAIPGVDWRDASDILRRLRLIKNEREIERLRRAAHCAEAGLESLMRAAQPGVRIPELSAAWLAGAREAARLGGYGLSGHWDYISIGPNLQDTAAALGPGGLVKADVGTLVEGYSSDGARTFVWGTPSPLAADIYKALLDAFLAGVEVLRPGNTFGHVHATMLAAMRRHGFHEYYRGHFGHSVGAAAGIEEWPFLSHGNAIVIEPGMVLALEAPFYAEGLGALMIEEQFLIAPDGPQTMNRLPRELVSLGA is encoded by the coding sequence ATGAGCGACTTGAACCGCATGAGGGCGCAGGCGCTGCTTGCGGCGGACGGACTGGACGGGATGATCCTCTTCCGGCCGGAGGCTTTCCGCTATGCGACCGGCCTTGCCGCCGGCGTCGCGACCATGTGGGGCCGCGCCGGCTCGGCCACCGCCCTCGTGCCTGCGGATGCGGCCGCGCCCTTGGCCGCCGTCATGAGCGATCACGCCGCGGCCGGCGCAAGGCATCTTGCGGAAACGATCGATATCCGCACGCATCGTATCTGGATCGACGGCGTGACGCTCACGGATGCGCGCATGGTGGCGGATATCGACGCCGCCTATCGCGCGGACGGCAATGTCGGGCCGCGCCCGGAAACCTTCGACCAGCCGGCCTGCTTCCGCCTTCTTGCCGATATCCTCGCCGAGCGCGGGCTTGCCGGGGCACGGCTCGGGGTGGACCTCGACTTCATGCCCGCCGCCGATTTTTCTGCGCTGAAGGCGGCCATCCCCGGCGTCGACTGGCGCGACGCCTCCGATATTCTCCGCCGCCTGCGCCTCATCAAGAACGAACGGGAGATCGAACGGCTGCGCCGGGCGGCCCATTGCGCGGAAGCAGGGCTTGAGAGCCTGATGCGGGCGGCGCAGCCCGGCGTGCGCATTCCGGAGCTTTCGGCGGCGTGGCTTGCCGGCGCGCGCGAGGCGGCAAGGCTCGGCGGATACGGGCTTTCCGGCCACTGGGACTATATCTCCATCGGCCCGAACCTGCAGGATACCGCCGCTGCCCTCGGCCCTGGCGGTCTCGTGAAGGCGGATGTCGGCACGCTGGTCGAGGGCTATTCGTCCGACGGCGCGCGCACCTTCGTCTGGGGCACACCCTCGCCGCTCGCCGCAGACATCTACAAGGCCCTGCTCGATGCGTTCCTTGCAGGCGTCGAGGTTCTGCGGCCCGGCAACACCTTCGGCCATGTACATGCGACGATGCTCGCCGCCATGCGCCGACACGGCTTCCATGAATATTACCGGGGGCACTTCGGGCATTCCGTCGGTGCGGCGGCGGGCATCGAGGAATGGCCGTTCCTCTCCCATGGCAACGCCATCGTCATCGAGCCGGGCATGGTGCTGGCGCTCGAGGCCCCCTTCTATGCCGAGGGCCTCGGCGCGCTGATGATCGAGGAACAGTTCCTCATCGCGCCGGACGGTCCGCAGACCATGAACCGGCTGCCGCGCGAGCTGGTCTCGCTCGGAGCCTGA
- a CDS encoding ABC transporter substrate-binding protein translates to MNGFNILGGAAGRSNRAVIAALAAALALGVSGQTLAADSDPDATINIGSLYEPQNLDNTAGAGQGINEAFNGNVYEALFRLTDAGTVEPVLAKDTKVSDDGLTYTFTLQPGVTFHSGAPLTSKDVKFSIERVTAEASKSSRKNSLKSIASIETPDDATVVVKLASRSISLPYNLSYVWIANDEATDFQSKEDGTGPYALEEWRRGSSLSIARFDKYWGEKPKNGEVVFQYFTEATALNNALLTGSVDIVTSVQSPDSLAQFKDNPEFTVSEGKSTTKLLLAYNDRVAPFDNVKVRKALARAIDDEKLLKAVWGDYGTLIGSFVPPTDAWYSDLTKTDAYDPESAKALLKEAGYPDGFTFTIDTPNYDPHPIAAQFIQSELAKIGVKVNINVITANEWYTKVYKAHDFQATLQEHVNHRDIVFYGNPDFYWGYNNPKVVDLIKEAEASATEAEQTEKLKEANTIIAEDAASNWFYLYPQIVVSKNTVSGYPVNGLNSQFFAYGITKAE, encoded by the coding sequence ATGAACGGTTTCAACATCCTCGGCGGAGCCGCGGGCCGCAGCAACAGGGCCGTGATCGCGGCGCTCGCGGCCGCGCTTGCATTGGGCGTTTCCGGCCAGACCCTTGCCGCGGACAGTGATCCCGACGCCACGATCAATATCGGCTCGCTCTACGAGCCGCAGAACCTCGACAACACGGCCGGCGCCGGCCAGGGCATCAACGAAGCCTTCAACGGCAATGTCTATGAGGCGCTGTTCCGCCTGACGGATGCGGGCACGGTGGAGCCGGTTCTGGCGAAGGACACCAAGGTCAGCGACGATGGCCTGACCTATACGTTCACGCTGCAGCCGGGCGTCACCTTCCATTCCGGCGCGCCGCTGACCTCCAAGGACGTCAAGTTCTCCATCGAGCGCGTGACGGCGGAAGCCTCGAAAAGCTCGCGCAAGAACAGCCTGAAATCCATCGCCAGCATCGAGACGCCGGACGATGCGACCGTGGTCGTCAAGCTCGCCTCGCGCTCGATCTCGCTGCCCTACAATCTGAGCTATGTCTGGATCGCCAATGACGAGGCGACGGATTTCCAGTCGAAGGAAGACGGAACCGGTCCCTATGCGCTGGAGGAATGGCGCCGCGGCTCGTCGCTTTCGATTGCCCGCTTCGACAAATACTGGGGCGAGAAGCCGAAGAACGGCGAGGTCGTCTTCCAGTATTTCACCGAGGCGACGGCGCTCAACAACGCGCTGCTGACCGGCTCGGTCGATATCGTCACCTCGGTGCAAAGCCCGGATTCGCTGGCGCAGTTCAAGGACAACCCGGAATTCACCGTCAGCGAGGGCAAGTCGACCACCAAGCTGCTGCTCGCCTATAACGACCGCGTCGCGCCCTTCGACAATGTGAAGGTCCGCAAGGCGCTCGCCCGCGCCATCGACGACGAGAAGCTGCTGAAGGCCGTCTGGGGCGATTACGGCACCCTGATCGGCTCCTTCGTGCCGCCGACCGACGCCTGGTATTCGGACCTCACCAAGACCGACGCCTACGACCCGGAAAGCGCCAAGGCGCTGCTGAAGGAGGCGGGCTATCCCGACGGCTTCACCTTCACCATCGACACGCCGAACTACGATCCGCACCCCATCGCCGCGCAGTTCATCCAGAGCGAGCTGGCCAAGATCGGCGTGAAGGTGAACATCAACGTCATCACGGCCAACGAGTGGTACACCAAGGTCTACAAGGCGCATGACTTCCAGGCGACCTTGCAGGAGCACGTCAACCACCGCGACATCGTCTTCTACGGCAACCCGGACTTCTACTGGGGCTACAACAACCCCAAGGTCGTCGACCTGATCAAGGAAGCCGAAGCCAGCGCGACGGAAGCCGAGCAGACCGAGAAGCTGAAGGAAGCAAACACGATCATCGCGGAGGATGCGGCCAGCAACTGGTTCTATCTCTATCCGCAGATCGTGGTGTCGAAGAACACCGTCAGCGGCTACCCGGTCAACGGCCTGAACTCGCAGTTCTTCGCCTACGGCATCACCAAGGCCGAGTAA
- a CDS encoding ABC transporter permease — MLSYIVRRTAILALSVVIAAVILFILLRLLPGDPANALVSVGADAAQIEAARKQVGSDLPLLEQFVRFAGSLARFDLGHSFVSGAPVLEEIGKRLVVTVPLTLMAFVVAIVLAVPLGILSVVRQNRWYGGLISVVSQLGIAIPVFWIGILLVTVFAVNLRLFPSGGFPSRGWQAPGAAFQNLVLPVATIALVMSASLIRYVRSATQDVLGSDYLRTARALGSTFSEALLRHGIRNGAVPVISILGIELASTLLGAVVVERVFALPGLGSMLLLGIEQRDYPNVQGVLFVSTLLVLLVGFAADLLQRLVDPRLRGRAAGGGA; from the coding sequence ATACTTTCCTACATAGTCCGCCGCACCGCCATCCTGGCGCTGTCGGTCGTCATTGCCGCCGTTATCCTGTTCATATTGCTGCGTCTCCTGCCGGGCGATCCCGCCAATGCGCTCGTCTCCGTCGGGGCGGACGCCGCGCAGATCGAGGCCGCGCGCAAGCAGGTCGGCTCCGACCTGCCGCTCCTTGAACAGTTCGTGCGCTTTGCCGGCAGCCTCGCCCGTTTCGACCTCGGCCATTCCTTCGTCAGCGGCGCGCCGGTGCTGGAGGAGATCGGCAAGCGCCTCGTCGTCACCGTGCCGCTGACGCTGATGGCCTTCGTCGTCGCCATCGTGCTCGCGGTGCCGCTCGGCATCCTCTCGGTCGTGCGGCAGAACCGCTGGTACGGCGGGCTCATCTCCGTCGTCTCCCAGCTCGGCATCGCCATACCGGTGTTCTGGATCGGTATCCTTCTCGTTACGGTCTTTGCGGTGAATCTCCGGCTCTTTCCCTCCGGCGGCTTCCCCTCGCGCGGCTGGCAGGCGCCGGGCGCCGCCTTCCAGAACCTCGTCCTGCCCGTCGCGACCATCGCCCTCGTCATGTCCGCCTCGCTGATCCGCTATGTGCGCTCGGCCACGCAGGACGTGCTGGGCAGCGACTACCTGCGCACGGCCCGCGCGCTCGGGTCTACCTTTTCCGAGGCGCTGCTGCGCCACGGTATCCGCAACGGCGCGGTGCCGGTCATTTCCATTCTCGGCATCGAGCTTGCCTCGACGCTGCTCGGCGCGGTGGTGGTGGAGCGGGTCTTCGCCCTGCCGGGCCTCGGCTCCATGCTGCTGCTCGGCATAGAGCAGCGCGACTACCCCAATGTGCAGGGCGTGCTGTTCGTCTCGACGCTGCTGGTGCTGCTGGTCGGCTTTGCCGCCGACCTCTTGCAAAGGCTGGTCGATCCGCGCCTGCGCGGCCGGGCAGCGGGAGGCGGCGCATGA